From the genome of Rhizobium leguminosarum, one region includes:
- the tnpB gene encoding IS66 family insertion sequence element accessory protein TnpB (TnpB, as the term is used for proteins encoded by IS66 family insertion elements, is considered an accessory protein, since TnpC, encoded by a neighboring gene, is a DDE family transposase.), producing MIGPSGNVRVYLACGVTDMRRGIDGLSALVETAIKEAPGSGAIFGFRGKRADRIKLLWWDGQGFCLFYNDQRSYYTSFLAS from the coding sequence ATGATCGGGCCTTCGGGGAATGTGCGTGTCTATCTGGCCTGCGGGGTGACGGATATGCGGCGTGGCATTGATGGTCTATCGGCGCTGGTCGAGACGGCGATCAAGGAGGCACCGGGCTCCGGCGCGATCTTCGGCTTCCGCGGAAAACGGGCTGATCGGATCAAGCTTCTTTGGTGGGACGGTCAAGGGTTCTGCCTGTTCTACAACGATCAGCGTTCATACTACACCTCTTTCCTCGCCAGTTGA